From a single Brassica napus cultivar Da-Ae chromosome C9, Da-Ae, whole genome shotgun sequence genomic region:
- the LOC106385294 gene encoding probable membrane-associated kinase regulator 2, producing MEAFSLLNYWKNNGGGGVSSGLSFLPPQSSDSSCRYSGEATTIVTSVSVKETEEEDAGDDEGPFFDLKFAVPVEEEEESEEHGDEVSEDDVGGGKSGEGDSDCTEGGCEYKFTLSSCSGGEDEGVDQDLIVSPSGDVYLKGQIVEEVEPPSTGTEQTCSVKAPAAQLSASILKSATKLRVFMLGMKKSKLLLAKSGDLDKQNPPLPPSQPPSQSPESQLKSTVTVSLKPEEVPVVSLFTRDNSLRNSSSSSSSPCTSTTTKRQNGSEPVVSEENRFVMMQKYLKKVKPLYVRVSRRYGEKLKHSGPLSLDSSAPATIPAAEKAGSPVKKAHKPGNININIPAGFKVVRKHLGKSRSSSSTTTIPPATTVTTSSESRRRDDSLLQQQDSIQSAILHCKRSFNSSRDKDPSVLPRSVSDSSSYDK from the exons ATGGAAGCTTTCAGTCTCCTCAACTACTGGAAGAACAATGGTGGCGGTGGTGTTTCCTCCGGCCTTAGCTTCCTCCCTCCTCAGTCCTCCGACTCTTCTTGCCGTTACTCCGGCGAAGCCACCACCATTGTCACCTCCGTCTCTGTCAAGGAAACCGAGGAAGAAGATGCAGGAGACGACGAAGGACCGTTCTTTGATCTCAAGTTCGCTGTTCcggttgaagaagaagaagaaagcgaaGAACACGGAGATGAAGTTTCCGAAGACGACGTCGGAGGAGGAAAAAGCGGAGAGGGAGATTCCGACTGTACGGAGGGTGGTTGTGAGTACAAGTTCACGCTCTCGTCGTGTTCAGGCGGAGAAGATGAGGGAGTAGATCAAGACCTTATAGTCTCTCCTTCCGGCGACGTTTACTTAAAGGGACAGATCGTCGAGGAGGTTGAACCGCCGTCAACGGGAACAGAGCAGACATGCTCCGTCAAAGCTCCGGCGGCGCAGTTATCGGCGTCGATTTTGAAATCAGCTACTAAGCTTCGTGTGTTCATGCTCGGCATGAAGAAATCGAAGCTACTCCTGGCGAAATCTGGAGACTTGGACAAGCAAAATCCACCTCTTCCTCCGTCGCAACCACCGTCTCAGTCGCCGGAGTCTCAACTGAAAAGTACCGTTACTGTGAGTTTAAAACCGGAAGAAGTGCCTGTAGTTTCTCTCTTCACGAGAGATAACAGCTTAAGAAACTCCTCATCCTCGTcttcttctccgtgtacgtccACCACCACGAAGAGGCAAAACGGCAGCGAGCCTGTCGTTTCGGAAGAGAACCGGTTCGTGATGATGCAAAAGTATTTGAAGAAAGTGAAGCCTCTCTACGTCCGAGTTTCGCGTCGTTACGGCGAGAAGTTGAAGCACTCCGGCCCGTTAAGCTTGGACTCCTCCGCTCCGGCGACTATACCCGCGGCGGAGAAAGCGGGGTCTCCGGTGAAGAAGGCTCATAAACCGGGAAACATAAACATCAATATTCCGGCGGGTTTTAAAGTAGTGAGGAAGCACCTCGGTAAAAGCAGATCCTCTTCCTCGACGACCACGATTCCGCCGGCGACTACTGTTACGACGTCGTCTGAGTCAAGGAGACGTGACGACTCGCTTCTGCAGCAGCAAGATAGCATTCAAAGCGCCATTTTACACTGCAAAAGATCTTTCAATTCCTCTCGAG ataaaGATCCGTCGGTGTTACCAAGATCGGTAAGTGATTCATCCTCTTACGATAAATGA